CCATGGCGCGCCCATTGTTGCGTCGGATGCACGATCATCGTGCCGGCGCGCGCGCTGGTCATCAATCGCCGGCATCGTCATCTCCCGGCTCATCCTCACCGGAGACCGCAAGCCATGGACCTCAAGCTCGGCGGCAAGACCGCCCTCGTCACCGGCGCCACCGCGGGCATCGGCCTTTCCATCGCCCGCCGCCTCGCGGCGGAAGGGGCGGAGGTGGTGCTGCCCGGCCGCAACCGGGCCAAGCTCGACGCGGCGGCGGAGGCGATCGCCGCCGAGGCGGGGGCACGGGCGCCCCGCACGGTGCTGGCCGATCCGGCGACCGCCGAGGGGGCGGCGGCGCTGGTCGCGGCGGTGCCCGAGGTCGACATCCTGGTCAACAACCTCGGCATCTACGAATCGAAGGCGTTCGAGGACATCACCGACGCCGACTGGCACCGGCTGTTCGAGGTCAACGTCGTCTCGGGCGCGCGCCTCGCCCAGGCGTATTTCCCGGGAATGCTCGCGCGCAATGCGGGGCGGATCGTGTTCGTGTCGAGCGAATCCGGCCTCGTGCCGCCACCCGACATGCTGCACTACGCGGTGTCGAAGACCGCGCAAGCAACCATCGCCCGGGGCCTGGCGCAACGCACCCGCGGCACCGGCGTGACGGTGAATTCCGTGCTGCCGGGCCCGACCCGCTCGGAGGGCATCGTGTCGACTTCCTCAGAAGCGTCGCCTCCGATCCCGACGCGCCGGTGGCGGAACTCGAGGCGGAGTTCTTCCGGGTCCACCGCCCGCTCTCGCTGCTCGCCCGGATGATCGAGCCCGACGAGATCGCCGGGCTGGTGGCCTACCTCGCGAGCCCGCTCGCGGCGGCGACCAACGGGGCGAGCCTCCGGGTCGAGGGCGGGATCGTGCCGACCATCGCGTGATTTCAGCGCGCCGCCCCCGCGCCCTGCGCGCCCGGACCGCCCAGCGACAGGCGCCGCCCGGCGGTCTCCTCCCCCGGCTCCTCCGCCCCGAGGAGCGCCATCGCGGCGCGGTAGCCGTGGAGCGTGCCGGTATCGACGTAGGCGCTGCCGGCGCGCAATCCGACCGCCCGGCCGCCGGCCGCGAGCCAGGCGTTGACGAGGGTGCCGATATACTCGTCGCGGCACTGGCGCTCCTGCCAGAGGGCGTTGAGCTCGGCGAGGATGCGGCCGGTGAGCTTGAAGGCGCCCCAGACCCAAGGAGAGGCGGCGTCCCGCCGCTTCACCTGGATCTCCCGCACGGCGTCTCCGTCGAGCACCACGGCATCGAACAGCTCCGGCCGCTCGACCGGAAAGAGCAGGAACGACAAGCCCTCCGCCGGCAGCCGCGCCAGCCCGTCGTCGGGGAACCACACCGTGTCGGGCAATCCCACCAGCACCGGCTCGTCGGGGGCGATCAGCGGCAGGGCGCGAAACAGCGCGTCGCACAGGCCCTCGGGGCGCGGCTGCACCACGTAGGCGATCGGGGCGGGGCCGTAGCCCGAGCCGTAATACTCGACGATGTCGGACTTGCCCGGGGCGATCACGAAGCAGATCTTGTCGGCCCCGGCCCGGATCATCCGCTCGACGACGTACTCGCTCACCGCGCAAGGGCGCTCGGCCCCGTCGCGCAGGCGGCTGCCGACCGGCAGCAATTCCTTGGAGAAGGCGAGCGGCTGGATGCGGCTGCCGCGCCCGGCGGCCGGAACGATGCCCCACATGCGGTCTCACGCCTCCATCGCCACGGGGATCCGGGCGGATTCGAGCAGGGCCTCCAGCTCCGCCGCCCGGCGGTCGGAGGTGTGGTCGCGCAAGGTGCGGGCGCGCCCGGCCTCGGCGATGCGGCGCAGGGCGGCGTCGCTCCGGTCGAGGGCGGCCAGCACGGCCTCCGACGTCTCGGCGATGAGGATCTCCTCGCCGGGCCGGTAGAAGGCGTCGAGCCCGTCGAAGGCGTCGCTGAGAACGGCGGCGCCGCAGGCGGAGGCCTCGAACAGGCGGCCGGACGGGCACCAGCCCATGGCCGCCATCGCCGCCCGGGTGACGTTGAGCGTCAGGCGCGAGGACGCGTAGAAGGCCGGGTGCTCCCGGGGGCCGAGGTGGCGCACGAAGAAGATGTTGTCGGTCCAGGGAAAGTCCTGCGGGTACTGCGCCCCGCCGATCAGGAAGCGCCGGTCCGGCCGGCGCCGCGCCGGCTCGACGAGGCAGGACACGACCTTGGCCTGCCGGTCCGCCGCGTAGGTGCCGAGATAGGAGAGGTCGGCGGCGTCATGGGCCTGCGCCGGCGCCGGCCGGTGCACCTCCGGGTCGACGTGGCCGTAGAGCGGCGCCACGCGGGCCGCGCCGAGGTCGTCGCGGAGCGCCGCGAGCGCCGGCCCGCCGGTGTAGCTGAGCACGAGGTCGAAGCCGCGGTACCCGTCCGGGCCGACGTAGTCCACCGCCTCGCCGCGGCGCAGGCGGTCGAGGGTCACCGGGGTGTCGAGGTCGTAGAACACGCCGAGCCCCGGGCCACCGAGGACGAGGTCGGTGGCGGCACGCGCGTCCGGGCAGTAGGAGGTGACAAACGCGGCGTCGGCCTCGGCCACGTCGCGGGCGGCATGGGCCCGGACCTCGTCCCAGTCGGCGTAGAGCACGAGGCGCCCGCTCGGGATCTCGGTCAGGTCGCGGTGGGGCGCGTAGAAGGGCTGGTCGCGCTCGTAGAACACCACGCTGTGCCCGCGCCGCGCGAGTGCCCGGCACAGGCCGCGCCACAGGGTGGCGTGGCCGTTGCCCCAGGACGAGCTGATCGTCAGGCCGAAGACCACGATCCTCATCGCGAGCCCCCGTCCCGCCGGCGCATCGCCGCCGCGTCTCTCCCCTCGTCCCGCATCCTGGTCCCTCCGGCGCCGGGAGAGAACGCGCCCCGTCTTGATCCGTTCAGGATCTAACATTGCGGTTCCGCGCCCGGTTTCGCGCGAAGCGTGGCGGGCGCCCGAACCTCCCGCAGGCTCGGCCGTTGAGGGAGAACAGCCCCCCGCCAGAAGGCCCCGTCCGGTTGCTCCGCGTCCTCACCTACAACGTGCGCCGCTGCCTCGGCGCCGACGGCCGGCTCAGCTCCGAGCGCATCGCCGCGGTGATCGCCGCCTGCCGGCCGGACGTGGTGGCCCTGCAGGAGCTCGATGTCGGGCGGGCCCGCAGCGGCGGGATCGACCAGGCGCAGGCCATCGCCGGCCATCTCGGGATGCGGTCGTACTTCCACCCGGCGATGCGGGTGATGGAGGAACTCTACGGCGACGCGATCCTGACCGCCCTCCCCTCCCGCCTGGTGCGGGCCGCCGCCCTGCCGGGCCGGGAGGGTCTCGAGCCCCGCGGCGCGCTCTGGGCGAGCGTGACCTCAGGCGACGCCGAGATCCAGGTCGTCACGACCCATCTCGGCCTCGACCGGCGCGAGCGGGAGGCGCAGGTCGAGGCGCTCCTCGGGCCCGGCTTCCTCGGCGATCCGGCCTGCCGCGATCCCGTCGTGCTGCTCGGCGACTTCAACGCCCTGCCGGGCTCGGGCGTCCACCGCCGCCTCGCCGCCCGGCTGCCGGACGCGCAACCGGCCCGCGCCTGGCTGCGGCCGACCTTCCCGGCCCGCCTGCCGCTCCTGCGCATCGACCACGTCTTCGTCAGCCGCGGCGTCGCGGTGCGGGGCGTGCGGACCCTCGGCGGCCGGCTCGCCCGGGCCGCCTCCGACCACCTCCCCCTCGTCGCCGACCTCGACCTCGCGCCGATCGTGGCGCCCGGGATCTCCGCGCCCGAAACCTCCCTGCCCCAAAGCTCCCTGCCCCAAAGCTCCCTGCCCCGAGAGGAACCCGCGTGACGCAAGGCCCCGAGACGCAAGGCCCGGAGACCGAGGAGCGAGAGCAGGAGAAATCCGCCCGCCGCCGGTGGTGGACCATCGTGGCCACGGTGCTCAGCGTCGGGTTGGGCGGCTACCTGCTCTACCGCACGCTCGCCGGCTACAGCCTGGACCAGCTGGTCGATTCGGTGCGGGCGCTGCCGGCGGGGCGGCTGGCCGCCGCCGGGGGCTTTGCCGCCGCGAGCTACCTGTGCCTCACCGGCATCGACTGGCTGGCCCTGCGCGCCGCCGGCACGCCCTTGCCCTATCCCCGCGTGGCGCTCGCCGCCTTCATCAGCCTCGGGCTCGGCCACAGCATCGGCTTCGCCGGCCTGAGCAGCGGGGCGATCCGCTACCGCTTCTACACCCGCTGGGGCCTCCACACCGCGGACGTCGCCAAGGCGGTGCTGTTCTGCGGCGTCACGGTGGCCGTCGGCCTGATGGCGCTCGGCGCCGTCGCGGTGCTGGTCCATCCCGACCTCGCCCGGGACGTGACGGGTCTGGGGACGGGCGCCGTGCGGGCGGCGGGCCTCGCCTGCGCGGGCGGCGTCGCGGCCTATCTCGGCCTCGCCGCCTGGTGGCGCAAGCCGCTCACCTTCCGGCGCTGGTCGATCGAGATGCCGCCGCTTCCGCTCGCGGCGGCGCAGGTGGGATTGGGCGCCGTCAACTTCGCCCTGGTCTCGGCCTGCCTGCATCAGGTGCTGTCGGCGGTCTCCGACGTCGGCTACCTCGCGGTGGCCTCGGTCTTCGTCATCGCCAACGCGGCGGTGCTGATCACCCACGTGCCCGGCGGCGTCGGGGTGATCGAGAGCGTGGTCGTGCACCTCCTGCCGAAGACCGACGTCATCGGCCCGCTGATCGCGTTCCGGTGCCTGTACTTCCTGGCCCCCCTGGCGCTCGGGCTGATCGCCTTCGCGGCGACGGAGGCGGTGTTCCGGTGGCGCGACGCGGGCGGGGCGGCGGCTACGCCGTCCCGAACGGCCGCTCCGGGTCGAGCAGCTCGGAGCTGACCAGCGGGTCGAGCAGGCCCTCCTCCTCCGGCACCTCGCAGACCCGCAGTGAGCGCGGCCCGCCCATGTGGCGCCGGATCGCCGCGATGAGCCCGTCCCGCGCGGTCGCCTCGGCGATCACGGCCGGGGCGACGCCGAGATGCTCGGCCACCAGCCGGTCGCGCAGGCCGCGCAAGGCGGCGCGCTCCTCGG
The sequence above is drawn from the Methylobacterium terrae genome and encodes:
- a CDS encoding endonuclease/exonuclease/phosphatase family protein; translation: MLRVLTYNVRRCLGADGRLSSERIAAVIAACRPDVVALQELDVGRARSGGIDQAQAIAGHLGMRSYFHPAMRVMEELYGDAILTALPSRLVRAAALPGREGLEPRGALWASVTSGDAEIQVVTTHLGLDRREREAQVEALLGPGFLGDPACRDPVVLLGDFNALPGSGVHRRLAARLPDAQPARAWLRPTFPARLPLLRIDHVFVSRGVAVRGVRTLGGRLARAASDHLPLVADLDLAPIVAPGISAPETSLPQSSLPQSSLPREEPA
- a CDS encoding nucleotidyltransferase family protein yields the protein MWGIVPAAGRGSRIQPLAFSKELLPVGSRLRDGAERPCAVSEYVVERMIRAGADKICFVIAPGKSDIVEYYGSGYGPAPIAYVVQPRPEGLCDALFRALPLIAPDEPVLVGLPDTVWFPDDGLARLPAEGLSFLLFPVERPELFDAVVLDGDAVREIQVKRRDAASPWVWGAFKLTGRILAELNALWQERQCRDEYIGTLVNAWLAAGGRAVGLRAGSAYVDTGTLHGYRAAMALLGAEEPGEETAGRRLSLGGPGAQGAGAAR
- a CDS encoding lysylphosphatidylglycerol synthase transmembrane domain-containing protein — protein: MVATVLSVGLGGYLLYRTLAGYSLDQLVDSVRALPAGRLAAAGGFAAASYLCLTGIDWLALRAAGTPLPYPRVALAAFISLGLGHSIGFAGLSSGAIRYRFYTRWGLHTADVAKAVLFCGVTVAVGLMALGAVAVLVHPDLARDVTGLGTGAVRAAGLACAGGVAAYLGLAAWWRKPLTFRRWSIEMPPLPLAAAQVGLGAVNFALVSACLHQVLSAVSDVGYLAVASVFVIANAAVLITHVPGGVGVIESVVVHLLPKTDVIGPLIAFRCLYFLAPLALGLIAFAATEAVFRWRDAGGAAATPSRTAAPGRAARS
- a CDS encoding CgeB family protein, translated to MRIVVFGLTISSSWGNGHATLWRGLCRALARRGHSVVFYERDQPFYAPHRDLTEIPSGRLVLYADWDEVRAHAARDVAEADAAFVTSYCPDARAATDLVLGGPGLGVFYDLDTPVTLDRLRRGEAVDYVGPDGYRGFDLVLSYTGGPALAALRDDLGAARVAPLYGHVDPEVHRPAPAQAHDAADLSYLGTYAADRQAKVVSCLVEPARRRPDRRFLIGGAQYPQDFPWTDNIFFVRHLGPREHPAFYASSRLTLNVTRAAMAAMGWCPSGRLFEASACGAAVLSDAFDGLDAFYRPGEEILIAETSEAVLAALDRSDAALRRIAEAGRARTLRDHTSDRRAAELEALLESARIPVAMEA